DNA sequence from the Streptomyces sp. MST-110588 genome:
CCCTCGCCTACTCGCTGGCGGGTCACCCCAAGTACACGATCACCGGCGGCACCGTCACCCTCGACGGCGAGGACGTCCTGGAGATGTCCGTCGACGAGCGCGCCCGGGCCGGTGTCTTCCTCGCCATGCAGTACCCGGTCGAGGTCCCCGGCGTCTCGGTCTCCAACTTCCTGCGCACCTCCGCCACCGCTGTCCGCGGCGAGGCCCCCAAGCTGCGTACGTGGGTCAAGGAGGTCAAGGAGGCCATGGAGCGCCTCCAGATGGACCCCTCCTTCGCCGAGCGCAACGTCAACGAGGGCTTCTCCGGCGGTGAGAAGAAGCGCCACGAGATCCTCCAGCTCGAATTGCTCAAGCCCAGGATCGCCATCCTGGACGAGACCGACTCCGGCCTGGACGTCGACGCGCTGCGCATCGTCTCCGAGGGCGTCAACCGCGTCCGGGAGACCGGTGAGGTGGGCACCCTCCTGATCACCCACTACACCCGCATCCTGCGCTACATCAAGCCCGACCACGTGCACGTCTTCGCGGCCGGCCGGATCGCCGAGTCCGGCGGCCCGGAGCTGGCGGACAAGCTGGAGGCCGAGGGCTACGAGGCGTACGTGAAGGGTGGCGCGACCGCGTGACGACACTGCCGGGCCTCCTGGACACAGAGGCGATCCGCAAGGATTTCCCGATCCTGGACCGCCAGGTCCACGACGGGAAGAAGCTCGTGTACCTGGACAACGCGGCGACCTCGCAGACGCCGCGCCAGGTCATCGACGCGATCAGCGCGTACTACGAGCGGCACAACGCCAACGTCCACCGTGGGGTGCACGTCCTCGCCGAGGAGGCCACGGCGCTGTACGAGGGTGCCCGCGACAAGGTCGCCGCCTTCATCAACGCGCCGAGCCGGGACGAGGTGATCTTCACCAAGAACGCCTCCGAGGCGCTCAACCTCGTGGCCAACATGCTCGGCTGGGCCGAGGAGCCCTACCGGGTGGACGCGGACACCGAGATCGTCATCACGGAGATGGAGCACCACTCCAACATCGTGCCCTGGCAGTTGCTCTCGCAGCGCACCGGCGCGAAGCTGAAGTGGTTCGGCCTGACCGACGACGGCCGCCTGGA
Encoded proteins:
- the sufC gene encoding Fe-S cluster assembly ATPase SufC; the encoded protein is MATLEIHDLHVSVEADNGSREILKGVDLTVKQGETHAIMGPNGSGKSTLAYSLAGHPKYTITGGTVTLDGEDVLEMSVDERARAGVFLAMQYPVEVPGVSVSNFLRTSATAVRGEAPKLRTWVKEVKEAMERLQMDPSFAERNVNEGFSGGEKKRHEILQLELLKPRIAILDETDSGLDVDALRIVSEGVNRVRETGEVGTLLITHYTRILRYIKPDHVHVFAAGRIAESGGPELADKLEAEGYEAYVKGGATA